CACCGCGACGGTGGTCAAGCCGCGCCAGGTGGCGATGTATCTGTCCAAGGCCCTGACGCCGCGCTCCCTGCCGGAGATCGGCCGGCGCTTCGGCGGACGCGACCACACCACGGTGCTGCACGCGGTGCGCAAGATCGAGGGCCTGGTCGGGCGCGACACCTCCCTGGCGGAGGAGGTCGAATTGCTCAAGCGCCTGCTTTCGGAGTAGACCGGGGCAGGGCCCCGGTTCTGAGGGACTGGCGCCGACCTGCCGGGCACCGGAGCGCGCATGACGGCCAAGATCGGCATCCTCACCCTGTCCGACCGGGCCAGCGCCGGCGTCTACGAAGACCGGAGCGGCCCGGCGATCGAGGCCTATCTCGGCGAGGTGCTGACCTCGCCCTGGCAGGCGGTCGCCCGGATCATCCCCGACGACCGGACCGGCATCGAGGCGGCGCTGATCGCGCTCTGCGATGCGGAGGGCTGCGCCCTGGTCTGCACCACCGGCGGCACCGGCCCGGCGCGGCGCGACGTCACGCCCGAGGCGACCGAGGCGGTCTGCAACAAGATGCTGCCAGGCTTCGGCGAGCTGATGCGCCAGGAGAGCCTGAAATATGTGTCGACGGCGATCCTCTCGCGCCAGACCGCCGGCATCCGCGGCTCGTCGCTGATCGTCAACCTGCCGGGCAAGCCGGCCTCGATCCGCCAGTGCCTTGCGGCGGTCTTCCCCGCCATCCCCTATTGCATCGACCTGATCGGCGGGCCGTACCTGACCACCGATCCCGCGCTCTGCAAGGCCTTCCGCCCCGGCGCCTGACTCCTCAGACGAAGGGCGCGAACAGGTCCGGCCGCAGCGGCAGCAGCCGCCGGAAATAGGCCCGTCCCTCCTCGGAAATAGTGCTCGGCCCGGCAAAGAAGGCGGCCGGCATGTGCCGCGTCCGGCCCGCCACGGCTTCGAGCGGCACCAGCGCGGGTGCGGTCCGGCTGCCGTCGAACTGCAGCGCCACCGATCCGCTGGTCTCGAAGGCGCTTTCGGCGGCGAACTGTCCGGCGGCAAGGGCCTCCCGCCTGTCGGTCTCGTCGATCACGCCGAGATAGCCGCGCGGGAGATAGCCGAGCGTGTCGACGCGGGCCCGCGCCTTGGGGAAGCGGGCCTTCAGCGCCGCCTGGACGGCGAGGCCGAGATCGCCGCCGGTGAGCTGCAGATTGCCGTGCGCGTCGCGCTCCGCCGCGCCGGCCAGCGCCTCCGCCAGCGGCCGGCCCGTCTCGTCCTGCACGCCCTCGGACATGGCGACGACGCAGCGCCCGAGCCGGTCGTGGACCGCGGCGACCTCCTCCAGGAAGCGCGGCAGCGAGAAGGGGTGCTCGGGAGCATAGACCAGGTGCGGCGCATCCTCCTCCCGGCGCTGCCAGGCCGTGGGCGCTGCGGTCAGGAAGCCGGCGTGGCGGCCCATGACGATCGCGACATAGATGCCCGGCATGGCGCGGAAATCGAGCTCCATGCTGGCGAAGGCCTGGGCCACGAACAGGCCGGCGGAGATGAAGCCGGGGACGTGGTCATTGGCTTCCAGGTCGTTGTCGATGGTCTTGGGCGCGTGCACGAAGCTGCGGCCGCCGGCCGAGCGGCGGCGCAGCAGCTCCAGCGTGCCGGCGGTGTCGTTGCCGCCGATATAGACGAAGGCGCGGGCCGAGAGAGCATCGAGCGCGGCGAGGATGGCGTCGCAGGCCGCCGGGTCCGGCTTGTCGCGGGTGCTGCCGAGCGCCGCATTGGGCGTGCGGCCGAGGCGCGCGAGGTCGGCGTCGGAGAGGGCGCCGAGGTCGACCATGTCGCCGGCGGTGAGGCCGCGCACCCCGAAGCGGGCGCCGAGGATGCGCAGCGCCGGGTCGCGGCGGCGCGCGGCGAGCACCGCCCCGCGCAGCGTCTCGTTGATCACGGCGGTCGGGCCGCCGCCCTGGGCGATGACGATCGACGACATGGCTCCTCCCCACGCAAGATGCCCCGAGCGCACCCGGCCCCGGTGGGACGGGCGGCCGTCGGCGCGACGCCAGGGTACACGATCGGCCCGGCCCCGTCCTCGCGGCAGCGCCGCCGCAGCAGCGCGAGATTCCGCTTAGCGCCGGTCTTGCCGGCCGATATTGTCGCGCGGCCCGGGCCGGGCGTCCGGCTCTCTCGACCCTGCGTCCGCCGATGTTCAAGCCCTATCCCGGTCCCGGCCCCGAGCCGATCGGCTTCCTGCTCGTGCCGCAATTCTCGATGATGGCCTTCTCGGCCGCTGTCGAGCCGCTGCGCGTCGCCAACCGCCTCTCCGGCCGGAGGCTGTTCAGCTGGCACACCGCGTCGGTCGACGGCGCGCCCGTCGCCTCCTCCGGCGGCATGGCCCTGCCGGTGGAGAGGCGCCTGGCCGACCTCGCCGCGATCCCGACGCTGATCGTCTGCGCCAGCTTCGAGCCGGAAAAGGGCGCGGGCAAGCCGACGCTGGCGGCGCTGCGACGCCTGGCCCGGCGTGGCACCACCATCGGCGCGCTCGACACCGGCGCCTGGATCCTGGCGGCCGCCGGCCTCCTGGAAGGGGCGAGCGCCACCATGCACTGGGAGGCGGCGCCCGGCTTCGCCGAGGCCTTCCCCGACATCGCCATCAGCGAGGCGCTGTTCGAGGTCGGCGGCAACCGCTTCACCTGTGCCGGCGGCACCGCGGCGCTCGACCTGATGCTGGACATGATCGCCCGCAAGCACGGCCAGTCCCTGGCGGTGGCGGTCTCCGAACAGTTCATCCACGATCGCATCCGCGACCGCCACGACCGCCAGCGCATGAGCCTGCCCAGGCGCCTGGGCGTGGTCAACGGCAAGCTGCTGCGCGTGGTCGAAGCGATGGAAGGGCATCTGGAGACGCCGCTCGACGCCCGCCGGCTCGCCGGCCTCTCCGGCGTCTCGCCACGTCAGCTCGAGCGCCTGTTCCGGGCCCAGCTCAAGGAGTCCCCGTCGGCCTATTACCTCAAGCTGCGCCTGGAGCGCGCCCGCGGCCTGCTGCGCCAGACCGACATGAGCGTGATGGAGATCGCCATGGCCTGCGGCTACTCCTCCGCCTCCTGCCTGTCGCGCTCCTATCGCGGCCATTTCGGCATCGCCCCGCGGCAGGATCGGATCGAGCCGGCGCAGGCGCCCGCTCCGCGCTGACCCCTCCGCCCCGCTCTTTTCCAGCCGAGGCCGCAGCGGCGCGGCACGCGACACCGCGCCCGCACGATAATGATTGCATGCTATTAATTAGCATACTATCTTATCGTCATGACCGAGCTCGACAGCCTGCGCCTCGCCGTGACCAGCACCATGCACAAGGTCGGCCGCCACTGGCGCCGCCTGGTGCAGGACGTCACCGCCACCCACGGCATATCCGAAGCCTGCGCCCAGCCCCTGATCATCATCGGGCGCCTTGGCGAAGGCGTGCGCCAGGGCGTGGTGGCCGAGGAGGTCGGCATCGAGGGGCCCTCGCTGGTGCGCCTCCTCGACCAGCTCTGCGCCGGCGACCTGGTCGAACGCCGCGACGACGCCGCCGACCGGCGCGCCAAGACGCTCTGGCTGACGGCCCGGGGCCGCCGCACCACCCAGCGCATCGAGCGCGAGCTGGTGGCGCTGCGGACTCGCGTCCTCGCCGACGTCAGCCGCGAGGACCTCGAGGCGGCCCTGCGCGTGTTCCGGGCCTTCGACGCGGCTGTCGGCCGCGGGGCCGAGGCGGCCGCGATGGCGGAGGCCGCCCTGTGATGCCGACCGCGGCGCTTCCGACCTGGCGCGACTGGCTGTTCTCGGCCAAGGCCTTCCTCGCCTCCATGCTGGCGCTCTGGATCGCCCTGGCGGCCGGCCTGTCCCGCCCCTACTGGGCGATGGCGGCGGTCTATGTCGTCGCCAATCCGCTCTCCGGCGCCACCACCTCCAAGGCGCTCTACCGCGCCCTCGGCACCCTGCTCGGCGCGGCCGGCTCGATCCTGCTGCTGCCGCCGCTCGCCGACACACCGGAACTCTTCAGCCTGGCGGTGGCGCTGTGGACCGGCGGCTTCCTGTTCGTCTCGCTGCTCGACCGCACGCCGCGCAGCTACGTCTTCATGCTGGCCGGCTACAGCCTGCCGCTGATCGCCCTGCCCACCGTGTCCGAGCCCGGCACCATCTTCGACGTCGCCGTGGCGCGCACCGAGGAGATCACCCTCGGCATCGTCTGCGCCAGCCTGGTCTTCGCCCTGGTGCTTCCCGTCCGTGTCGGCCCGGTGCTCGGCGCCCAGGCCGCGGCCTGGCTGCGCGATGCCGGCGCCTGGGCCGGGGCGATCCTCCGGCGCGAGGGGGCGACCGGCGCGACGCGCGAGCGCCAGCGCCTCGCCGCCGACATCCGCGCCATGGACATGCTGATCAGCCAGATCGCCTACGATGCCGCCACGCCGGTCGCGACGCGGCAGGCGCGCGAGCTGCGCGGGCGCATGGCCGTGCTGCTGCC
This portion of the Labrys wisconsinensis genome encodes:
- the mog gene encoding molybdopterin adenylyltransferase, which translates into the protein MTAKIGILTLSDRASAGVYEDRSGPAIEAYLGEVLTSPWQAVARIIPDDRTGIEAALIALCDAEGCALVCTTGGTGPARRDVTPEATEAVCNKMLPGFGELMRQESLKYVSTAILSRQTAGIRGSSLIVNLPGKPASIRQCLAAVFPAIPYCIDLIGGPYLTTDPALCKAFRPGA
- a CDS encoding diphosphate--fructose-6-phosphate 1-phosphotransferase, whose product is MSSIVIAQGGGPTAVINETLRGAVLAARRRDPALRILGARFGVRGLTAGDMVDLGALSDADLARLGRTPNAALGSTRDKPDPAACDAILAALDALSARAFVYIGGNDTAGTLELLRRRSAGGRSFVHAPKTIDNDLEANDHVPGFISAGLFVAQAFASMELDFRAMPGIYVAIVMGRHAGFLTAAPTAWQRREEDAPHLVYAPEHPFSLPRFLEEVAAVHDRLGRCVVAMSEGVQDETGRPLAEALAGAAERDAHGNLQLTGGDLGLAVQAALKARFPKARARVDTLGYLPRGYLGVIDETDRREALAAGQFAAESAFETSGSVALQFDGSRTAPALVPLEAVAGRTRHMPAAFFAGPSTISEEGRAYFRRLLPLRPDLFAPFV
- a CDS encoding GlxA family transcriptional regulator, giving the protein MFKPYPGPGPEPIGFLLVPQFSMMAFSAAVEPLRVANRLSGRRLFSWHTASVDGAPVASSGGMALPVERRLADLAAIPTLIVCASFEPEKGAGKPTLAALRRLARRGTTIGALDTGAWILAAAGLLEGASATMHWEAAPGFAEAFPDIAISEALFEVGGNRFTCAGGTAALDLMLDMIARKHGQSLAVAVSEQFIHDRIRDRHDRQRMSLPRRLGVVNGKLLRVVEAMEGHLETPLDARRLAGLSGVSPRQLERLFRAQLKESPSAYYLKLRLERARGLLRQTDMSVMEIAMACGYSSASCLSRSYRGHFGIAPRQDRIEPAQAPAPR
- a CDS encoding MarR family winged helix-turn-helix transcriptional regulator, whose translation is MTELDSLRLAVTSTMHKVGRHWRRLVQDVTATHGISEACAQPLIIIGRLGEGVRQGVVAEEVGIEGPSLVRLLDQLCAGDLVERRDDAADRRAKTLWLTARGRRTTQRIERELVALRTRVLADVSREDLEAALRVFRAFDAAVGRGAEAAAMAEAAL